Proteins co-encoded in one Deltaproteobacteria bacterium genomic window:
- the fbp gene encoding class 1 fructose-bisphosphatase translates to MEGIGITVTEHILIHQKQTPAATGQFTRLMSELIFAAKIIAREVNKAGLVDILGLTGEVNVQGEQVRKLDEFANRVLIYRMQRSGMLCAMASEENADIIEVPEDMPRGSYILIFDPLDGSSNIDVNVSIGTIFSIHRKLSDRPYVTTDDFLRTGSEQVAAGYFLYGSSNMLVYTTGNGVHGFTLDPSVGEFLLSHPNIRIPDRGKIYSVNESNTLYWDDRTKKVVSYFKSTENERKKPYTARYIGSLVADFHRNLLQGGIFMYPADSKDPAKPRGKLRLLCEAAPLAFVVEQAGGAATDGEKRILDIKATALHERVPLFIGSRKDVEMATAIMQGKV, encoded by the coding sequence ATGGAAGGCATAGGGATAACGGTAACTGAACACATCCTTATCCACCAGAAACAGACACCTGCTGCAACCGGCCAGTTCACCCGGCTCATGAGCGAACTCATCTTCGCGGCAAAGATCATCGCCCGCGAGGTGAACAAGGCGGGCCTGGTGGACATCCTCGGCCTCACCGGAGAAGTGAACGTCCAGGGGGAGCAGGTCAGGAAACTGGATGAGTTTGCCAACCGCGTCCTCATCTACCGGATGCAGCGATCCGGGATGCTCTGCGCCATGGCCTCAGAGGAAAACGCGGACATCATCGAGGTCCCTGAAGACATGCCGAGGGGTTCATATATCCTCATCTTTGACCCACTTGACGGGTCTTCCAATATCGACGTGAACGTGAGCATCGGGACGATCTTCTCCATCCATCGGAAGTTGAGCGATCGTCCATATGTTACGACCGATGACTTTCTGAGGACCGGATCCGAACAGGTTGCGGCCGGATATTTCCTCTACGGATCCAGCAACATGCTCGTATATACCACAGGAAACGGGGTCCACGGTTTCACCCTCGACCCATCGGTCGGAGAATTCCTCCTCTCCCATCCCAACATCCGCATCCCTGATCGTGGAAAGATCTATTCGGTAAACGAATCCAACACCCTCTACTGGGACGACCGGACAAAGAAGGTCGTTTCCTATTTCAAGTCCACGGAAAACGAGCGCAAAAAACCTTACACGGCCCGCTACATCGGTTCCTTGGTCGCGGATTTTCACAGAAACCTCCTTCAAGGAGGGATCTTCATGTATCCGGCGGACAGCAAGGACCCGGCAAAGCCCCGTGGGAAGCTCCGTCTTCTCTGCGAGGCCGCCCCACTTGCCTTTGTAGTGGAGCAGGCCGGAGGCGCCGCCACTGACGGCGAAAAGAGGATCCTCGACATCAAGGCGACCGCACTCCATGAGCGGGTCCCCCTTTTCATCGGAAGCAGAAAGGATGTGGAGATGGCCACGGCCATCATGCAAGGCAAGGTGTGA